The nucleotide sequence GGCGCCGAAGTCGCGCCGGACCACGTGCACGCAGAGGTCCAGCCCGGCAGCGCTGCCCGCGCTGGTGAGGATGTCGCCGTCGTCCAGGTAGAGCACGTCGGGGTCGACCGTGACGGCCGGATGGCGGCGGGCCAGCAGGTCCGCGTACCGCCAGTGGGTGGTGGCCCGCCGGCCGTCGAGCAGGCCCGCGCCGGCCAGGGCGAAGGCGCCTGAGCAGATGGACATGAGCCGGGCGCCCCGGCGGTGCGCCCGGCGCAGCGCGGCCACCAGCTCGGGCGACGGGTCGACGGTCACGTCCGGCACCCCGGGCAGGATGACCGTGCCGGCCGCGGCGAGCGTCTCCAGGCCGTACGGGGTGTGCAGGGCGGCCCCGCCGACGACCGGCACCGGGCCGGGGCGCTCCGCGCAGACGGTGAGCCGGTACCAGTCGACCTTCAGCTCGGGCCGGGGCAGCCCGAACACCTCGGTCACGATGCCGGTCTCGAAGACCGACATCCCCGGGTACGCGAGCACGGCCACGGTCCGGTCGGCGGAGGTCATGGCGGGATGTTAGCGAAGGACGGCGATCACGCCACTCCCGGCGGCGGCGTGACGGGCCGCAGGATCGGGGCATGACCTTCGCCGTGCCGCCGGCCGACCCGGCCACCGCCGCCGCCCACTTCCGTGCCCGACTCAGCTTCGAGACCGACGTCAGTGACGTGCACGCCGCGCTGGAGGCGGGCACGCCCGGGCTGGTCGTGGTCGACTCCCGCGGCGACGCCGCCTGGGAGCAGGGCCATTTGCCGGGCGCCCTGCACCTGCCCACCGCCGAGATCGCCGCCCGGGCCGCCGACCTGGTGCCGGCCGGGTCGACGGTGGTGACGTACTGCTGGGGTCCGGGCTGCAACGGCGCCACCCGGGCGGCGCTGGAGTTCGCCCGGCTCGGCTGGCCGGTGAAGGAGATGCTCGGCGGCTTCGAGTACTGGGCGCGGGAGGGGTTGCCGGTGGTCACCCCGGCCGGCACGGTGCGCCGCCGGCCCGACGAGCTGACCGCGCCCCGGTCGGCGGTCTCCTGCGACTGCTGACCGGCTCAGTCGACCGGCTCGTCGGTGAGGCGTTCGCCCCGGCGGCGCAGCATGCCGAGCCCGGGGATGCCGGCCACCGCCAGCTTGAGGTCCCGGGTGACCGCCAGCAGGTCGTGCAGGTCCGGGCCTACCCGGTCCAGGGTGGCCAGGATCGGCAGCACGTCCGAGGTCAGGTGCTCCTTCAGCTTCGGCAGCTCGTCGACCAGCCGGATCGCCGCGGTCACCTCCTCCGGGCTGAGCTGCTCGACGAACCGGGTCGCCATGGGTGCGGCCCGGCGCAGCGCCGGCTCGTACGCCGCCAGCAGTTCGGCGGCGGTGCCGGCCGCCCCCTCGGCGGCGACCACCGTGCCGGCGGCCCGGGTGGCCACCGCGTCCGCCTCGACGACCAGGGTGCCC is from Micromonospora terminaliae and encodes:
- a CDS encoding helix-turn-helix domain-containing protein produces the protein MTSADRTVAVLAYPGMSVFETGIVTEVFGLPRPELKVDWYRLTVCAERPGPVPVVGGAALHTPYGLETLAAAGTVILPGVPDVTVDPSPELVAALRRAHRRGARLMSICSGAFALAGAGLLDGRRATTHWRYADLLARRHPAVTVDPDVLYLDDGDILTSAGSAAGLDLCVHVVRRDFGAAVANAVARRLVIPPHRDGGQAQFIEAPVSVDPDDDRIAASLAWAVRHLAEPLTVAALARQAHLSTRSYLRHFARATGTSPIRWLIDQRVRASLALLETTDAPVAEIAGAVGFDSPVTYRHHFGRSMRTSPSAYRRAFRAGAA
- a CDS encoding rhodanese-like domain-containing protein, whose translation is MTFAVPPADPATAAAHFRARLSFETDVSDVHAALEAGTPGLVVVDSRGDAAWEQGHLPGALHLPTAEIAARAADLVPAGSTVVTYCWGPGCNGATRAALEFARLGWPVKEMLGGFEYWAREGLPVVTPAGTVRRRPDELTAPRSAVSCDC